The Halorussus gelatinilyticus genome contains the following window.
AGAACGACAGCGTTTCGAGCGGCGAGATAACCGGGTCGGTGTTCGGCGGTAAGGACGGCTACCGCTTCTCGGGCGAGATCACCGGCTTCAGCCTCGACGGTCCCGCCAGCGTGCAGGTCGAAGACGGGTCCTGAGCCGAGCGCCGACGCTCGCTCGGGGTCGCTCTCTCGGTCTCTCGGAGTCCTCCGCGGCTGATTCCCCCTCGGTAGCCCTCGAATGCGGTCCCTCGGTTTCCGACTCGGGACTTCCGTGGTCCCATCGTACGGTCCCCGCCGGTCTCCGGTAGCCCTCCCGCGGTCCCCGCTACGACTCCCTCGACGACTCCCCCGATAGCTCCTCCGTAGGTCCTCGCCACGACTCCCCTCCGCGACTCCCGCGGTCCCCACGACTCTCCGCGGTTCACCTCCCCAGTTCATCTCCGCAGTTCCCCTCCGCGGCTCCCCTTCTCGCTCGTCGCGGACCGCATCTTCTCTCGGTGAGTCCGGGGTTTCCAGTCCGACTTCCGAACTCCTCTCGTCCGCTCTCGCTCGGTTCGACGTTCAGCTTTTCCCAGTTATCGAGAGCGACCGACCGGCGGACCGATGGCCGACCTCGGCTACCGACCAGTTTCGACTATCGGCCAGCTCCGACTATCTGCCGGTCTCGACTATCGCCGGAGCGACCGTTTCGTTCCGTTCCGCAAACCGACGGGCCGGAAACGCCCAGTTACGGACCGGTTTCGGCGAGGAACGACTTATAGTAGGTGCGCGCGTCGGTCCGAACGGCGGCGTGTCGGCGGGAGAGGGCGGGCCCGACCGTTCGGCCATTATACTTAAATCGGCAAGCTAGCATTGAACCTAAGTCGGTACCTTTTTCAAGTGGTAATGATGCATTGAAGAGTGCATGGCACGCGACGTTACGGCACGCGACTCGAAATCCGAAACGGCCCTCCTCGACCGTCGTTCGGCCCGCTGGCACGCGGGGCCGGCCGCGACGGCCGCCGGGCGCGGGACTGCGGCCTCGTCCGAACCGAACTCCGCTGGCACGCCCTCCACCGGCACGATGCCCTCCGCTGGCGCGATACCCTCCGGTGCGACCCTCTTCACGGGCGAATCGACCCCCTCCACTCGCGCCGCGTCCGGCGCGGAGGTGCAGAATGGCTCCTGAGAACGCCCACTCCGAGACGGACGGGTGGCAGGAAGTCCCCCGCGACCCCGAACCCGACGACCTCGGCTACGAACTGGACGACTGGGAAGTCATCCGCGCGAAGAAGAACGACCGGGGTCACCTGATGTTCCTCCCCGAAGAAGAAGAGATGCTCCGCGACGAAGCCTTCATCGTCGCGGACGCTCAGTCGGTCTGCGACGTCGTGGACCGGATTTAGCTCCGCCGACTCGCGCGCTCGGATTCCCCCTCGGCGCTGGCACGCTCGACCGCGCGAATCGCCTCCTCGACGGTGGTTTCGGCTTCTGCGAACAACTTCTCGGTGCGCTCCTCGTTTCTGGCCTCGGCAGTCACCCGAATCAGGGGTTGGGTCCCGCTCGCGCGCACGAGGAACCAGCCGTCCTCGGTCCCGACGCGCACGCCGTCCAAGGTGTTCACGTCGTCGTACGTCCCGAGCAGTCGCTCGCGGACGCGCTCCATCGCGGCCGCCTTCCGGTCGGTCTCGACGTTGCCGCGTTCGAGCGGGTAGGTCTCTATCTCGCCGACGAGTCGGTCGAGCGACCCGCGGCGGGCGACCAGTCCCGCGAGCCGACACGCCGCCAGCGGACCGTCGGGACACAGCGTCTCGCCGGGCCAAATCCACGCGCCGCTGGGTTCCCCGCCGAAGGCGACGCCCCCGCCGGTCGCGCGCTCGGCCACGTACACGTCGCCGACGCGCGTGCGCGAGACGGACGCGCCCTGCGCTTCGAGGCAGTCCGCGACCGTAAGGCTCGTGTCCACGGGGACCGCCACCTCGTCGCCGGGGTTCGCGGCCTCGCGGGCGAACAGCGCGAGCAGGAGGTCGCCCGCGACGAACTCGCCCGATTCGGTGGCCGCGCGCATCCGGTCGGCGTCGCCGTCGTGCGCGATACCGAGGTCGGCATCGGTCGCCGCGACGAACCGGGAGAGACCCCGGCAGTTCTCGGCAGTCGGTTCGCTCGGGCGCGCGGGGAACGATCCGTCCGGCCGGTCGTTGAGCGTCCGCACGTCGTGGCCGAGTCGCCGGAGCGCCTCTGCCGTGACCTGCCCGACGCCGTTACCGACGTCCACGACTATCGAGCAGTTGCCGGGTGCGGCCGCGCTCGTCACCGCTCGGGCGTGGCGCTCGTCGGCGTCGTCCCACGTCGTCGCCTCGCCGAGACCGTCCCACGCGCGGAGGTCGTATTTTTCTTCGCGCACGCGGGCCGCGATGGCCTCGCGCTGGCGCTCGTCGAAGGCCTGTCCCGACGGGTTCCAGAGCTTCAGTCCGTTGTCCGGGGCCGGGTTGTGGCTGGCGGTCACCATCAGGCCGGCGTCGGCGTCCCGCCAGCCGACGCTCCGGGCGACGGTGGGCGTGGCCGCCTCGCCGAGGCGAATCACGTCCGCGCCGCACTCCCGGAGGCCCGAGACCGCGGCGTCGGCCAGCATCCGGCCGCTCTCGCGGGCGTCTCTGCCGACCACGACGTCTCGGTACCCCTCGCTGGCGAGCGCTCGCCCGACCGCCAGCGCGAGGTCGCAGGTCACTTCGTCGCCGATTCGTCCGCGTACGCCGCTCGTTCCGAACATCTAGTTCTCCTGTCCGTTGACGCGATGTATCTCGGGCGGGGTGCCGACGTTGCCGCCGCGCCTGTACCTGAAGTAGTGGACGATAGCCGAGACGCCGAACACCACGAGAATGAGCGTCGCCAACACGAGTCCGGGAATCATGCCGAACGGCGGCACGTCGAGCCAGACCGCCGCGACCATCAGGGAACTCGCACCGACGAGTCCGAGGTAGTACCGGTCCCACGGGAACTCCTCGCGGGACACGTCGCCCAGATAGATGTCGAGGTCCGAAGCCCGGTCGCCGAGTCGGACGACTCCCTCGTCGCGGTCGTACTCCACGATGTCCGCCTCGTCGAGTTTCGGCAGGTGAGTCTGGTAGAGGGAGATGTACACGCGCTTGCGCTGTTCGGTCGAGAGCGCCGCGGGAGTCGTCTCGTTCTCCCACGCCGCGACCTGTTCGGTCAGATCCGACAGTTCGGTCTCGCCGCCCTCCTGTCGGAGGTAGTACAGCGCGTACCGACGTCGGGGACTCTTCAGAACCTCGAAGACCTCGTCCTGGGAGAGCTCGTCAGCGCGAGACATACTCCCCCGGAGGTCGGCAGGTCGTCGGAGGCGATACGCGCTCGGAGCCACCGGGTCGGGAGGATGTCCGCAGGTGAGACCGCCGCATACCCTCGATATTACCGCGTTGGCACTTTGTTACCCACGTACTGTCGCGAGGTAGTCCGACGATACGTCGGGGGGAAGCACCGATACGGTCACGATAACGCGCCCCGACCGGTCTGGCGACCGGGAAGTCACTTCGAGGGCGCTATCTCCGGAAGAACCGGTCGAGAGTCCCGATAAGAGCGGTCTACTCGTCTTCAAGGCGCCGTATAACAAAGAGGAATACAGGTCATTGACTCGATAACGCCCGGCGCGCCGTCCGGCGATACGACCGGGCAATCGACCGACTATGATTCCGCTACCGACTGCGAACGTTACGTTGGGTTCCCGCTCCCGCGAGGAGGTGAGCCAGCGTGGCTAAGGCCGACGCGCGGTCCGAGCGCGACGACCGACTCGCCCCCGAGTTGGGCGAGGACTGTACGGTCTCGCCGAACGCCACGGTCGGCCACCGCCACCGCGAGGACGCCCGACCGCCGCGCATCGGCGACCGAGCGACGATTCGCTCGGGCAGCATCGTCTACGCCGACGTGGAGATCGGCGACGACTTCACCACGGGCCACGGCGTGCTGGTCCGCGAGGACACCGCCGTCGGCGACGACGTGGTGGTCGGCACGAACACCGTCATCGACGGGACGACCGCTATCGGGTCGCACGTCAGCCTCCAGACGGGCGTCTACGTGCCGACGAACACGGCCATCGGCAGCGAGGTGTTCGTCGGGCCGAACGCGGTGCTGACCAACGACGCCTACCCGATTCGGAAGGAGTACGAGTTGGAGGGGCCGACGCTCGAAGACCACGTCTCGGTCGGCGCGAACGCGACCCTGCTGCCCGGCGTGACCGTCGGCGAGGGGTCGTTCGTCGCGGCCGGAGCGGTCGTGACCGAGGACGTGCCGCCCGAGACGCTGGCGGTGGGCGCGCCCGCCGCATTCCGGGAACTGCCCGAGGAGCTGCGAGGGGGGAACGAGATAGCATGAGCGTCCCCATCGCCGACCCCGAGATGGGCGAGCGCGAAATCGAGCGCGTCCGCGAGGTCATGGAGTCGGGCCGCATCGCCGACGGGCCGGAGGTCCGAGCCTTCGAAGACGAGTTCGCGGCGCTCTGCGAGACCGACCACGCCGTCGCCACGAGCAACGGGACGACCGCGCTCCACACCGCCTTCGAGGCGCTCGGCATCGGGCCGGGCGACGCGGTGGTGACGACGCCGTTCTCGTTCGTCGCCAGCGCGAACGCGATTCGCCTCGCCGGGGCCGAACCGGTCTTCGCCGACATCGACCCCGAGACGTACAACCTCGACCCGGTCGCGGTCGAGGAGGTCGTCCGCGAGCGCGACGACGTGGCCGCACTCCTGCCGGTCCACCTCTACGGTCTCCCGGCCGAGATGGACCACCTGCTCGACGTGGCGGACGACTACGACCTCGCTGTCGTCGAGGACGCCGCGCAGGCCCACGGCGCGGAGTTCCGGGGCCGACCGGTCGGGTCGCTCGGCGACGCGGCCTGCTTCTCGCTGTATCCGACGAAGAACATGACCACGGGCGAGGGCGGCGTCGTGACGACCGACCGCGACGACGTGGCCGAGCGAGCCAGCAGTTTCGTGAACCACGGCCGACCGCCCGAAGGCGGCTACGAACACGTCCGGGTCGGCCACAACTTCCGGATGACCTCCATCGCGGCCGCCATCGGCCGAGTCCAGTTGGACCGTCTGCCCGACTACAACGCGGCCCGGCGGTCGAACGCGGCGTACCTCACCGACTCGCTGGCCGACGCCGCAGTCGAGACGCCGGCCGAACCCGACGACCGGACGCACGTCTACCACCAGTACACGATTCGGACCAGTGAGCGCGACGGACTGGCCGACTACTTGGACGAGGTGGGCGTCGGCACCGGCGTCTACTACCCGACGCCTATCCACGAACAGCCGGCCTACGAGGGCGTGAGCCACGACGCGCCGGTCGCCGAGCGCGCCGCCGACGAGGCGCTGTCGCTCCCGGTGCATCCGAACGTCTCCGAACAGGACCTCCGAACCATCGTCTCCGCAATCCAAGAGTATGAACGCTGAACCCCCGGACGAGAGCGACGACCGGAATGATGCGACCGACAACCCGAGTGACGCGACCAACACTACCAGCGACGCGACCGACGAAGCGAACGACGCGACCGACGTGACGAACGCCGCGGTCATCGGCGTCGGGAGCATGGGCCGCCACCACGCGCGGGTGTACAGCGAACTGCCGACCGCGAATCTCGTCGGCGTCTTCGACGTGGACGACGAACAGGCCCGCGAGGTCGCCGCCGACCACGGGACGACGGCGTTAGAGATGGACGCGCTCCTCGAGGCGGCCGACGTCGCCTCCATCGCGGTACCGACCCAGTTCCACGCCGAGATGGCCCGCGACTGCATCGACCGCGGGGTGGACGTGCTGGTCGAGAAGCCATTCGTGGACGACCCCGAGGTCGGCCGGGAACTCATCGACCGCGCGGCAGACGCGGGCGTGACGATTCAGGTCGGCCACGTCGAGCGGTTCAACCCCGCGATTCGGGCGCTGGCCGACATCGTGGCCGACTTGGACGTCATCGCCGTGGACGCCCAGCGACTCGGGCCGCCGCCGGAAGGCCGGCAGGTGGACGAGAGCGCGGTGCTGGACCTGATGATTCACGACATCGACGTGGTGCTGGCGATGCTCGGCGAGTCGCCCGAGACCGTCACCGCCCACGGCGCGAAGAACAACCAGTACGCGACCGCGGACCTCACCTTCGCCGACGGGACCGTCACCTCCCTCACGGCGAGCAGAGTGACCCAACAGCGCGTCAGGAAACTGGCCATCACGGCCGAGAGCTGTCGGGTCAACGTCGATTACATCGACCGGTCGGTCGAGATTCACCGCCACTCGCTCCCGGAGTACATCGAGGACAACGGCGACGTGCGCTACCGCCACGAGAGCATCGTGGAACGGCCGACCGTCCAGACCGGCGAACCG
Protein-coding sequences here:
- a CDS encoding Gfo/Idh/MocA family protein, which encodes MNAEPPDESDDRNDATDNPSDATNTTSDATDEANDATDVTNAAVIGVGSMGRHHARVYSELPTANLVGVFDVDDEQAREVAADHGTTALEMDALLEAADVASIAVPTQFHAEMARDCIDRGVDVLVEKPFVDDPEVGRELIDRAADAGVTIQVGHVERFNPAIRALADIVADLDVIAVDAQRLGPPPEGRQVDESAVLDLMIHDIDVVLAMLGESPETVTAHGAKNNQYATADLTFADGTVTSLTASRVTQQRVRKLAITAESCRVNVDYIDRSVEIHRHSLPEYIEDNGDVRYRHESIVERPTVQTGEPLKNELEAFVAAATGDGDPVVSGEDGLRVLEVAREIHEAAGDTADERPEPEVSAR
- a CDS encoding DUF7344 domain-containing protein translates to MSRADELSQDEVFEVLKSPRRRYALYYLRQEGGETELSDLTEQVAAWENETTPAALSTEQRKRVYISLYQTHLPKLDEADIVEYDRDEGVVRLGDRASDLDIYLGDVSREEFPWDRYYLGLVGASSLMVAAVWLDVPPFGMIPGLVLATLILVVFGVSAIVHYFRYRRGGNVGTPPEIHRVNGQEN
- the glmM gene encoding phosphoglucosamine mutase; its protein translation is MFGTSGVRGRIGDEVTCDLALAVGRALASEGYRDVVVGRDARESGRMLADAAVSGLRECGADVIRLGEAATPTVARSVGWRDADAGLMVTASHNPAPDNGLKLWNPSGQAFDERQREAIAARVREEKYDLRAWDGLGEATTWDDADERHARAVTSAAAPGNCSIVVDVGNGVGQVTAEALRRLGHDVRTLNDRPDGSFPARPSEPTAENCRGLSRFVAATDADLGIAHDGDADRMRAATESGEFVAGDLLLALFAREAANPGDEVAVPVDTSLTVADCLEAQGASVSRTRVGDVYVAERATGGGVAFGGEPSGAWIWPGETLCPDGPLAACRLAGLVARRGSLDRLVGEIETYPLERGNVETDRKAAAMERVRERLLGTYDDVNTLDGVRVGTEDGWFLVRASGTQPLIRVTAEARNEERTEKLFAEAETTVEEAIRAVERASAEGESERASRRS
- a CDS encoding acyltransferase, giving the protein MGEDCTVSPNATVGHRHREDARPPRIGDRATIRSGSIVYADVEIGDDFTTGHGVLVREDTAVGDDVVVGTNTVIDGTTAIGSHVSLQTGVYVPTNTAIGSEVFVGPNAVLTNDAYPIRKEYELEGPTLEDHVSVGANATLLPGVTVGEGSFVAAGAVVTEDVPPETLAVGAPAAFRELPEELRGGNEIA
- a CDS encoding DegT/DnrJ/EryC1/StrS family aminotransferase, which codes for MSVPIADPEMGEREIERVREVMESGRIADGPEVRAFEDEFAALCETDHAVATSNGTTALHTAFEALGIGPGDAVVTTPFSFVASANAIRLAGAEPVFADIDPETYNLDPVAVEEVVRERDDVAALLPVHLYGLPAEMDHLLDVADDYDLAVVEDAAQAHGAEFRGRPVGSLGDAACFSLYPTKNMTTGEGGVVTTDRDDVAERASSFVNHGRPPEGGYEHVRVGHNFRMTSIAAAIGRVQLDRLPDYNAARRSNAAYLTDSLADAAVETPAEPDDRTHVYHQYTIRTSERDGLADYLDEVGVGTGVYYPTPIHEQPAYEGVSHDAPVAERAADEALSLPVHPNVSEQDLRTIVSAIQEYER